The following proteins are co-located in the Diorhabda carinulata isolate Delta chromosome 4, icDioCari1.1, whole genome shotgun sequence genome:
- the LOC130892246 gene encoding uncharacterized protein LOC130892246 has protein sequence MSYLIRRLCKRTILHLMKDNISIQQLPEITTSQYPNIHFTRYRSKGSKNKIPQRVSESETSDEIKDEDIFNDIKDKHTKTMLVHVPSMRVDTLLKAGLGISRNKLEVMFYESKIRVNGEKIPKKSIGVGEGDEIDVIKGENNNNPDLLTVARIEILSAKGEEESISVKIRRCKSLTIENYEGHNKWSTSQE, from the coding sequence ATGTCCTATTTAATACGAAGATTATGCAAAAGAACAATTCTACATTTAATGAAAGATAACATTTCTATCCAACAGTTACCAGAAATAACAACTTCCCAATATCCCAACATTCACTTCACTAGATATAGAAGTAAAGGAAGCAAAAATAAAATCCCACAACGGGTATCCGAAAGTGAAACTAGCGATGAAATTAAAGACGAAGATATTTTCAACGATATCAAAGATAAACATACCAAAACAATGTTAGTACACGTCCCCTCAATGCGAGTCGATACTTTATTGAAAGCGGGACTCGGTATTTCTCGAAATAAACTAGAAGTGATGTTCTACGAAAGTAAAATACGGGTGAATGGCGAAAAGATTCCCAAGAAAAGTATCGGTGTAGGCGAAGGAGACGAAATTGATGTGATTAAaggtgaaaataataataacccCGATTTGTTAACCGTCGCTAGAATCGAAATATTATCTGCAAAAGGTGAAGAAGAAAGCATCAGTGTGAAAATTAGAAGGTGCAAATCACTTACAATTGAAAACTATGAAGGACATAATAAATGGTCAACTTCTcaagaataa